The following proteins come from a genomic window of Lolium rigidum isolate FL_2022 chromosome 5, APGP_CSIRO_Lrig_0.1, whole genome shotgun sequence:
- the LOC124656759 gene encoding putative hydrolase C777.06c: MSGAAGAGAGAIAALLRAHRLPMLHSPFPPRSFAAARSLRARLPLPRAPASTAPRFSLPNLRLGASPRSFSSCGGAPGGAVSYTASEKEGTRQSELIFLGTGTSEGIPRVSCLTDPSKTCPVCTKATQPGSPNRRRNTGIMLRHVTPSGTSNILIDAGKFFYHSAIQWFPAFGLRAIDAVIITHSHADAIGGLDCLRDWTNNVQPSIPIYVAQRDFEVMKMTHHYLVDTSTVIPGAAVSTLQFNIIKEEPFTVCNLEVIPLPVWHGQDYRSLGFRFGDTCYISDVSDIPEETYGLLEDCELLILDALRPDRSSSTHFGLPRALEEVRKIKPKKTLFTGMMHLMDHEEVNGDLARLMETEGLDIQLSYDGLSIPVRL; encoded by the exons ATGTCAGGGGCGGccggcgctggcgccggcgcgATCGCCGCGCTCCTGCGCGCCCACCGCCTGCCCATGCTGCATTCGCCGTTCCCGCCGCGCTCGTTCGCCGCGGCCCGCTCCCTGCGCGCGCGCCTCCCTCTCCCGCGCGCCCCGGCGTCCACCGCGCCCCGCTTCTCCCTCCCCAACCTCCGCCTCGGCGCATCCC CGCGCTCCTTCTCCTCCTGCGGCGGTGCCCCCGGCGGCGCGGTATCCTACACGGCGTCGGAGAAGGAGGGCACGCGGCAGTCGgagctcatcttcctcggcacggGCACCAGCGAGGGCATCCCGCGTGTCAGCTGCCTCACCGACCCCTCCAAGACTTGCCCG GTTTGCACCAAGGCGACGCAGCCGGGGAGCCCGAACAGAAGGCGCAACACCGGCATCATGCTGCGCCACGTCACGCCGTCTGGCACCTCCAACATCCTCATCGACGCGGGAAA GTTCTTCTACCACTCCGCGATCCAGTGGTTTCCTGCTTTCGG GTTGAGGGCGATTGATGCCGTCATTATTACCCATTCTCATGCTGATGCGATTGGAG GCCTTGACTGTCTTCGTGATTGGACGAACAATGTCCAGCCGTCCATCCCAATTTATGTGGCACAACGTGATTTTGAG GTGATGAAGATGACCCACCACTATTTGGTTGACACAAGTACAGTTATACCTGGAGCCGCAGTTTCAACATTGCAATTCAACATTATAAAAGAGGAACCATTTACAGTTTGCAATCTTGAG GTGATTCCTTTGCCTGTATGGCATGGTCAGGATTACCGTTCCCTTGGCTTCCGGTTTGGTGACACATGCTACATAAG TGATGTCAGTGATATCCCTGAAGAAACCTACGGACTTCTGGAAGACTGTGAACTCCTTATATTG GATGCTCTTAGACCTGATCGGTCTTCTTCAACACACTTTGGATTACCTAGG GCCCTTGAGGAAGTCAGGAAAATCAAACCAAAGAAAACACTCTTTACTG gaATGATGCATTTAATGGACCATGAGGAAGTAAACGGTGATCTTGCGAGGCTGATGGAAACAGAGGGGCTTGACATCCAGCTTAGCTATGATGGTCTCAGTATACCTGTAAGGCTCTAG
- the LOC124657938 gene encoding protein HOTHEAD-like: MASSIGVIPMLFFKVVVCLCFFRLSQGKGTAKQPFTLRNLPPLEKASSFPAMRHTTYDYIVVGGGTAGCPLAATLSLKYKVLVLERGGSPYGNRNISYMENFHIGLSNTAPDSSSQAFVSTDGVINARARVLGGGTCINAGFYSRASSSFVQDVGWEADLVNESYPWVEDKVVQWPKIAPWQAALRDGLVEAGVSPFNGYTYDHVSGTKVGGTIFDANGHRHTAADLLAAGDPNNLRVLLHASVHKIVFNSRQGRLKPKAVGVQFADEDGRLHQALLNNNKDSEIIISSGAIGSPQLLLLSGIGPKNDLKKHNIPVVLHNKFVGKGMADNPMNSIFIPTKSPPRQSLIETVGITEAGVFIEASSGFGQSPDSIQCHHGIMSAEIGQLSTVPPKQRSLELAKMYAHNKLNLPKEVFQGGFILEKIDGPLSTGHLLLIDTDVKNNPAVTFNYFSHPQDLSRCVYGIKTIEKILKTNRFAQLSPDGAGMERVLNMSVRANVNLIPKHANTTESLEQFCKDTVITIWHYHGGCHVGKVVDQQHRVLGVSGLRVVDGSTFSKSPGTNPQATVMMMGRYFGVKILRGRLGQACGV, translated from the exons ATGGCTTCGAGCATTGGAGTGATACCCATGCTCTTCTTCAAGGTCGTAGTATGCCTCTGCTTCTTCAGATTATCTCAAG GCAAAGGCACGGCCAAGCAGCCATTCACGCTGAGGAATCTCCCTCCCCTCGAGAAGGCAAGCAGCTTCCCCGCGATGCGCCACACGACGTACGATTACATTGTCGTCGGCGGGGGCACTGCCGGCTGCCCCCTAGCGGCAACATTGTCGCTCAAGTATAAGGTGCTCGTGCTGGAGAGAGGCGGATCCCCGTATGGCAACCGCAACATCTCGTACATGGAGAACTTCCACATCGGCCTGAGCAATACTGCGCCGGACTCTTCATCCCAGGCCTTCGTCTCCACCGATGGCGTCATCAACGCCCGGGCAAGGGTGCTGGGCGGTGGTACCTGCATCAACGCCGGCTTCTACAGCCGGGCCAGCTCAAG CTTCGTGCAAGATGTTGGCTGGGAAGCAGATCTGGTGAACGAGTCCTACCCCTGGGTAGAGGATAAGGTTGTCCAGTGGCCTAAGATTGCGCCTTGGCAGGCTGCACTACGGGATGGGCTTGTTGAAGCAGGAGTGTCCCCTTTCAATGGGTACACCTATGATCATGTTTCTGGGACCAAGGTTGGTGGCACCATCTTTGATGCAAATGGCCACCGCCACACAGCAGCCGACTTACTTGCAGCTGGAGATCCTAACAACCTACGGGTGCTGCTTCATGCTAGTGTGCACAAGATAGTGTTCAACTCGCGACAAG GACGCCTGAAACCAAAGGCTGTTGGGGTACAATTTGCCGATGAGGACGGGAGACTCCACCAGGCACTACTCAACAACAACAAAGATAGTGAAATCATTATCTCTTCTGGCGCAATTGGCAGTCCCCAGCTGCTACTCCTCAGTGGCATTGGGCCCAAGAATGATCTTAAGAAACATAACATTCCTGTTGTTCTCCACAACAAGTTTGTGGGGAAAGGAATGGCCGACAATCCAATGAACTCCATATTCATACCTACGAAAAGCCCCCCTCGGCAGTCACTGATTGAGACTGTCGGAATAACTGAAGCTGGTGTTTTCATCGAGGCCAGCAGTGGTTTTGGCCAGTCTCCAGATAGCATCCAGTGCCACCACGGAATCATGTCGGCTGAG ATTGGACAGCTATCTACAGTTCCTCCAAAGCAAAGAAGCCTGGAACTAGCCAAGATGTATGCACATAACAAACTTAATCTACCCAAAGAGGTATTTCAAGGTGGTTTTATCCTTGAGAAGATCGATGGTCCACTGTCTACAGGCCACCTTCTCCTCATAGACACTGATGTCAAGAACAACCCAGCAGTTACTTTCAACTATTTCAGCCATCCACAAGATCTCAGTCGTTGTGTGTATGGTATCAAGACCATTGAAAAAATATTGAAGACAAACCGTTTCGCTCAATTGAGTCCTGATGGTGCTGGAATGGAAAGGGTGCTCAACATGAGTGTACGGGCTAATGTAAATCTGATACCCAAGCATGCCAATACCACAGAATCCCTGGAGCAATTTTGCAAGGACACAGTAATCACCATCTGGCACTATCATGGTGGATGTCATGTAGGCAAGGTGGTTGACCAGCAACACCGAGTGCTTGGCGTCTCGGGTCTCCGTGTTGTTgatggctcaacattttctaaatCACCAGGGACCAACCCTCAAGCCACGGTCATGATGATGGGCAG ATACTTTGGAGTGAAGATCTTAAGAGGACGGCTAGGACAGGCGTGCGGAGTGTAG
- the LOC124653587 gene encoding uncharacterized protein LOC124653587, with protein sequence MKNGSAHHKETHGTSGDISEETSVECVRAPNLLERAKEEIEALVSAIHDKMEHHSSPRTKEGELHKDSKEAIHATTHNKTHETETHGTSNDISEDTPVDKVKGPNVFERAKEEIEAIVEAIIPKKGSDK encoded by the exons ATGAAAAACGGCAGTGCCCACCACAAGGAGACTCACGGAACCAGCGGCGACATAAGCGAGGAAACGTCTGTGGAGTGCGTGAGGGCCCCCAATCTGCTTGAACGCGCCAAGGAAGAGATCGAAGCTCTCGTGTCAGCTATCCACGACAAGATGGAGCACCATTCCAGTCCCCGCACGAAGGAGGGTG AATTGCACAAGGACTCCAAGGAAGCCATTCATGCAACCACGCATAACAAGACCCATGAGACCGAAACTCATGGTACAAGCAATGATATAAGCGAGGACACCCCGGTTGACAAAGTGAAAGGCCCCAATGTGTTTGAACGTGCCAAGGAAGAGATCGAGGCTATCGTTGAGGCTATCATTCCGAAGAAGGGATCTGATAAGTGA
- the LOC124653296 gene encoding F-box/LRR-repeat protein 14-like yields the protein MEDLPDALVTEILKNITRTSDLNSLSLVSKQHYKMEGNQRGALRVGSGLCTSTEALTSLCARFPNLSKVEIDYSGWIPGHGNQLDNKGLFVFSSHCSSLIDLTLSFCSYIDDSGLGCLAYCKTLVSLRLNSAPQITSIGLFSVAAGCTSLSALHLIECEKIDSVEWLEYLGRNGSLEELVVKNCEGINHHDFVKFGSGWIKLQKFEFERKREKYDHRLGGEVYDSSFDAHNTDIYDFCCESLKDLRLAHIKTWPEKGLRVILGKCKALENLCLQYVRALNDNDMIALSRSCRNLKSISLWLSLQRYHSEGSHYEARTSFTDNSLYALALNCHMLQTVDLKFLGCSPSWPPEIAFTQRGFLVLIRSCPIRVLVLNTANFLDDEGMKAISSLPHLETLEIVFSHAVTDAGMRFIAHTPCLSNLTLQMCHELTDAGVAELGRAHKLESLVIEYCGVVSLQAVQGVAKSVHYSKDCSAALRKKIGFGNGY from the coding sequence ATGGAGGACCTACCGGATGCTTTGGTGACAGAGATTCTCAAGAATATCACCAGGACAAGTGATCTCAATTCTCTTTCCCTCGTGTCAAAACAGCACTACAAGATGGAGGGAAATCAAAGGGGTGCTCTCCGTGTTGGTTCCGGTCTTTGCACTTCTACGGAAGCACTGACATCACTGTGTGCCCGGTTCCCAAATTTGTCGAAAGTGgaaatcgattactctggctggaTACCTGGACATGGAAATCAGTTGGACAACAAAGGCCTCTTTGTGTTTTCATCTCACTGTTCCTCGCTGATCGATCTCACCTTAAGCTTCTGCTCATACATCGATGACTCTGGGCTTGGTTGTTTAGCTTACTGCAAGACATTGGTGTCTCTCAGGCTAAACTCCGCACCACAAATAACGTCAATTGGGCTTTTCTCGGTTGCAGCTGGTTGCACGAGTCTGTCTGCTCTCCACCTTATTGAATGCGAGAAAATTGACAGCGTAGAGTGGCTGGAATACCTTGGTAGGAATGGATCATTGGAAGAGCTTGTAGTGAAGAATTGCGAAGGAATCAATCATCATGACTTCGTAAAGTTTGGTTCAGGATGGATAAAGCTCCAGAAGTTCGAGTTTGAGAGGAAAAGAGAAAAATATGATCATCGTCTTGGTGGTGAGGTCTATGACTCCTCGTTTGATGCTCACAACACGGATATATATGATTTCTGCTGTGAGAGTTTGAAAGATTTAAGGTTGGCGCATATTAAAACTTGGCCAGAAAAAGGACTACGTGTTATCCTAGGTAAGTGTAAAGCATTGGAGAACCTCTGCCTTCAGTATGTTCGTGCCCTAAATGACAATGACATGATTGCACTATCTCGGAGCTGCAGGAACCTTAAAAGCATCTCACTTTGGCTCTCACTTCAGCGCTACCATTCTGAAGGCAGCCATTATGAAGCCAGGACGTCTTTTACGGATAACAGCCTGTACGCTCTAGCTCTCAACTGTCATATGCTTCAGACCGTAGACCTCAAATTTTTAGGATGTTCTCCTAGCTGGCCACCAGAAATAGCATTCACACAGAGAGGTTTTCTAGTGCTCATTCGGTCCTGCCCAATTCGTGTTCTCGTGCTAAACACTGCCAACTTCTTGGATGACGAGGGGATGAAGGCCATCTCGTCCTTACCACATCTGGAGACACTCGAAATTGTATTTTCTCATGCAGTAACAGATGCTGGGATGCGCTTCATCGCACACACCCCATGCTTGAGTAATCTCACACTTCAGATGTGTCATGAGTTGACTGATGCTGGAGTGGCTGAGCTGGGACGTGCTCATAAGTTGGAGTCTTTGGTCATCGAGTATTGTGGCGTGGTCTCTCTGCAAGCTGTGCAGGGTGTTGCCAAGTCAGTTCACTACTCCAAAGACTGTTCAGCCGCTCTTAGGAAGAAAATAGGTTTCGGTAACGGCTATTGA